Proteins encoded in a region of the Candidatus Omnitrophota bacterium genome:
- the gatB gene encoding Asp-tRNA(Asn)/Glu-tRNA(Gln) amidotransferase subunit GatB — MEQQTAGSLVGPEFEIVIGLEVHVQLSTRSKLFTACATSFGEEPNHRVCVVSLGLPGSLPVLNREALHSSLKVALALNCKIGSFIKFDRKHYFYPDLPKGYQISQYDQPLAQHGWVEISAGEGRRRIGVTRVHMEEDAGKLVHSEKGKGSLVDYNRAGTPLIEIVSEPDMRSPEEAYAYLQALKSIVSYLNVSDCNMEEGSLRCDANISLRPRGSETLGTKTEIKNLNSFKGVRASLEYEAQRQAQALRSGQLIIQETLLWDADRNVTRTMRTKEEAHDYRYMPDPDLPPVILENSYIEETRQTLPELPYDRRERFVRDYQLNDYDAGVLTQERQLADYFEETVKIFAQPKKVCNWVSTEMLGLLNFKHLELSEFKVSPAQLGRLLQMWEDGSVNGKVAKEVYAQMVEKGGDPDRIVEEKGLSQVSDQSALEEAVAKAIEENPKAVEDFKSGNKKAAGFFVGQVMKMTQGRGNPQIITQILKNKLDG; from the coding sequence GTGGAGCAGCAAACAGCCGGATCTCTCGTAGGTCCGGAATTCGAAATTGTGATCGGACTGGAGGTCCATGTGCAGCTCTCGACCCGGAGCAAACTCTTCACGGCCTGTGCGACTTCTTTTGGAGAAGAACCCAATCATCGCGTGTGTGTCGTGAGCCTGGGGTTGCCCGGTTCACTGCCTGTACTCAATCGCGAGGCGTTGCATTCTTCTTTAAAGGTTGCGCTCGCTCTGAATTGCAAGATCGGCTCCTTCATCAAATTTGACCGCAAACACTATTTTTATCCGGACTTGCCTAAGGGGTATCAGATTTCACAGTATGACCAGCCTTTGGCCCAGCACGGTTGGGTTGAGATCTCTGCAGGGGAAGGCAGGCGGCGCATTGGCGTGACGCGTGTGCACATGGAAGAGGACGCCGGAAAGCTTGTGCACAGCGAAAAGGGCAAAGGAAGTTTGGTGGACTATAACCGGGCGGGCACTCCGCTTATCGAGATTGTGAGTGAACCGGATATGCGTTCGCCCGAGGAGGCCTATGCATACCTGCAGGCGCTCAAGAGCATTGTCAGTTACCTGAATGTATCCGACTGCAATATGGAAGAAGGCAGCTTGCGCTGTGATGCTAATATTTCTTTGAGACCCAGGGGGAGTGAAACTCTGGGAACGAAAACCGAGATCAAGAACCTGAACTCCTTTAAAGGGGTGCGGGCTTCTTTGGAGTACGAGGCGCAGCGCCAGGCCCAGGCTTTGCGCTCCGGACAGCTAATCATTCAGGAGACGCTGCTTTGGGACGCGGATCGCAATGTGACGCGCACGATGCGCACCAAGGAAGAAGCGCATGATTACCGGTATATGCCTGATCCGGATCTGCCGCCCGTGATTCTCGAAAACAGCTATATTGAGGAAACCCGGCAGACCTTGCCGGAGTTGCCCTATGACCGGCGCGAGCGTTTTGTGCGCGACTACCAGCTCAATGACTACGATGCCGGTGTGCTCACGCAGGAGCGGCAGCTTGCGGACTATTTTGAGGAAACGGTGAAAATTTTTGCGCAGCCCAAGAAGGTGTGTAATTGGGTGAGTACCGAGATGCTTGGGCTCCTCAATTTCAAGCACCTGGAGCTTTCGGAATTTAAAGTCAGCCCCGCGCAATTGGGCAGACTCCTCCAAATGTGGGAGGATGGGAGTGTTAACGGCAAGGTCGCCAAAGAAGTATACGCACAGATGGTTGAAAAGGGCGGCGACCCGGATAGGATTGTGGAAGAAAAAGGCCTGAGCCAGGTTTCGGATCAGAGCGCCTTGGAAGAGGCAGTTGCCAAGGCAATAGAAGAGAACCCAAAGGCCGTGGAAGATTTCAAGTCCGGGAACAAGAAGGCTGCCGGATTTTTCGTGGGGCAGGTGATGAAAATGACGCAGGGTAGGGGAAACCCGCAGATCATTACTCAGATCTTAAAAAACAAGTTGGACGGGTAA